Proteins from one Azospirillum ramasamyi genomic window:
- a CDS encoding amino acid aminotransferase, which produces MFNALSRQPDDALLALIGLYRQDPRPGKVDLGVGVYRDEEGRTPVFRAVKAAERLLLDGQDSKSYLGLEGDALYLERLWSLVGGDAGTRVASAGVQTPGGSGALRLAADLVLRGGSTRVLVGQPTWPNHVGIFAAAGLEVVSHPFFDTAGQTVLFDNMVAAFEAAQPGDVALLHGSCHNPTGAPLSLDQWKILAAVLEKRGALPLVDLAYQGFGRGLNEDAEGLRHLIGAVPEALVAVSSSKSFGLYRERTGAIFAVAATQGPAELAKSNLMALARTSYSMPPDHGAAVVRTILSDAALTADWTAELDGMRARIAGIRRKLAAGLAEAFPSLTAVAEQEGMFSLLPLTEAEVLRLRADHAIYMPTSGRINIAGLKTAEVDDVVAKFAALR; this is translated from the coding sequence ATGTTCAACGCGCTATCCCGCCAGCCCGACGACGCCCTGCTCGCCCTGATCGGGCTGTACAGGCAGGATCCGCGGCCGGGCAAGGTCGATCTCGGCGTCGGGGTCTACCGTGACGAGGAGGGGCGCACCCCGGTCTTCCGCGCGGTCAAGGCGGCGGAACGCCTGCTGCTCGACGGGCAGGACAGCAAGTCCTATCTGGGGCTGGAAGGCGATGCGCTGTATCTGGAGCGTCTGTGGTCGCTGGTCGGCGGCGATGCCGGCACCAGGGTAGCGTCGGCCGGCGTGCAGACTCCCGGCGGGTCGGGCGCGCTGCGGCTGGCTGCCGATCTCGTCCTGCGCGGCGGTTCGACGCGCGTGCTGGTCGGCCAGCCGACCTGGCCGAACCATGTCGGCATCTTCGCCGCCGCCGGCCTGGAGGTGGTGAGTCATCCCTTCTTCGATACCGCCGGCCAGACCGTCCTGTTCGACAACATGGTCGCGGCTTTTGAGGCGGCGCAGCCCGGCGACGTCGCCCTGCTGCACGGCAGCTGCCACAACCCGACCGGCGCGCCGCTGTCGCTCGACCAGTGGAAGATTCTGGCGGCGGTGCTGGAGAAGCGCGGCGCGCTGCCGCTGGTCGACCTCGCCTATCAGGGCTTCGGCCGCGGGCTGAACGAGGATGCGGAGGGGCTGCGCCACCTGATCGGCGCGGTTCCGGAGGCGCTTGTCGCCGTGTCGTCGTCCAAGTCCTTCGGGCTCTACCGCGAGCGCACCGGCGCGATCTTCGCCGTGGCGGCGACCCAGGGGCCGGCCGAACTCGCCAAGTCGAACCTGATGGCGCTGGCCCGCACCAGCTATTCCATGCCGCCCGACCACGGTGCCGCTGTGGTCCGCACCATCCTGAGCGACGCCGCGCTCACCGCCGACTGGACGGCCGAGCTGGACGGCATGCGCGCCCGCATCGCCGGCATCCGCCGCAAGCTGGCCGCCGGCCTCGCCGAGGCCTTCCCCTCCCTGACCGCGGTGGCGGAGCAGGAGGGCATGTTCTCCCTGCTGCCGCTGACCGAAGCGGAGGTGCTGCGCCTGCG
- the mog gene encoding molybdopterin adenylyltransferase → MTDANAATPAPVKIGIVTISDRASRGVYEDKGGPAIRDELTRIVASPWTAEVRVIPDELDLIAATLVELCDVAGCDLVVTTGGTGPAPRDVTPEATERVCDKMMPGFGELMRSVSLRVVPTAILSRQTAGIRGRSLIVNLPGKPSAIHDCLEAVFPAIPYCLDLIGAGRIETDPAVCVAFRPKS, encoded by the coding sequence ATGACCGACGCCAATGCCGCGACTCCCGCACCGGTGAAAATCGGGATCGTCACCATCTCCGACCGTGCCAGCCGTGGCGTCTACGAGGACAAGGGCGGCCCGGCGATCCGGGATGAGCTGACACGCATCGTCGCCTCGCCCTGGACCGCCGAGGTTCGGGTCATCCCGGACGAGTTGGACCTGATCGCTGCGACCCTGGTCGAGTTGTGCGACGTCGCCGGTTGCGATCTGGTGGTCACCACCGGCGGCACCGGTCCCGCCCCGCGCGACGTGACGCCGGAAGCCACGGAACGGGTTTGCGACAAGATGATGCCGGGATTCGGCGAGCTGATGCGATCGGTCAGCCTGCGGGTGGTGCCGACCGCCATCCTGTCGCGCCAGACCGCCGGCATCCGCGGCCGCAGCCTGATCGTCAATCTGCCCGGCAAGCCGTCCGCCATCCATGACTGCCTGGAGGCGGTGTTTCCCGCGATCCCCTATTGCCTGGACCTGATCGGCGCCGGCCGCATCGAAACGGACCCGGCCGTCTGCGTCGCCTTCCGCCCGAAGTCGTAG